Genomic window (Ctenopharyngodon idella isolate HZGC_01 chromosome 20, HZGC01, whole genome shotgun sequence):
TGTCCTTCTCCGGTCTGGATGGTGACGTCCGGTTCTCCCACAGGACCAGCTCGGCTGAGGACGATGAGGGTCTGATGAGCGAAGCCCGAGGTGGATTTGGCCTGTTGTCGCCTACCTACAAGGACCGTTCTGAATGTTTCTTTGGGTTCCAGGATGAGGGTGTTCGTCGGTGGGAGGACAAGCGTGGTGCACTCAAGAAATGCCAAACACGCTCCATCGTTTCCTCTTCCATCAGCGCCTTCACGCTGCCTGTCATCAAACTCAACAACTGCGTCATTGACGAGCCTGACATCGATAGCATCACGGAGGACTTAGAGCAGAACCAGGTACACTCCAGACCTCCGTCAATGGAGTCGTTGACAGTCCCCTGTTCCCGATGTCACCAAAGCTTTCAAGCCTCGGGGCGCCCAGCTGCTCCGGAGCAACTCGGCCACCGAATCCCCTACCTCCACATCTTCCCGTTCCTCGCTGTCTCCTGGCTCCACCAGCGGTAGATACCTGTCACCTGGAGCGGCACGTAAAGACTTCGGCTCCAATAACTCCCTCCACATGTTGTCAGCCCATTCCAAATCTCTGGATTTAGAGAGAGCTCCCACAATGCTGACTGTCCAACCCGAACAGAGGAAACACCCTAGCTGGCCCAGATTGGACCGCAGTAATAGTAAAGGATACACTAAGCTGGAGGACAAAGAGGACCCTATGGACAGGCTTATAGTGCCCCCAGTGGCCGTGAAGAAGGACTACACTAAAAAGGAGAAACTTCTAATGATCTCCAGGTCTCACAATAACTTGAGCTTTGAGCATGATGAGTTTATGAGCAGCAGTCTGAAGAGAGGCACCTCAGAGACCAGATTTTAAAAACTGAGCCAGtgtcaaatgtcaatccactggcTTTTGGCCTTCACTGTTCGCCTGCAATACAGTTTTTGAACAGAAAGCTTaggcagttgtgctgctttttttgttctttcacTGGATTTTCAGAATGATATTTCACCATGAATTTGAAATACAAAAAGTGAGCTGTAatggtaaataaaaatatgggTAGAGCAAACAATTCATTAACTAACAGGTTAGTGCAACTTGTTCAAAtgtgtttgtattgtttttgttatCATTCAGACAATATCTATTGTCTGTTTgagtacagtatgtgtgttgTACCAGCActgctagttattttactttaaataatttattgtttaaaacacacacactgatattTTTGAAGAGAACTTATCTATGTATAATTTATGCTTCTCAGAATAAACACAACCTTTCCAGATAACATCCTGCTTTGTTGCACAGTTTCATCATAAGCATCATTTAATTTACCTGTAACTAGGTCTATTATAGCACTCAAATTAATGAGATAACTAACACAAAACTGaccattctgtcatcatttacacttCATCACGCTCCTCACAGTCCATATGCTGCTACTTTTTCTGAGGAATTTTCACACAGCTCTCTTCCAGACAACAGTACATAGTTAGATTGTATATGTcagaaaaggacaaaaaaatagAAGTAGTCAGTACAACTCATTTGCTTCAATAGCTTCATGTGATAGACTAAAACGTTTTCATATTAGCTGATAGCAAATTCTGAGATCACGTTCACAGAATTTGAAATTTGgactgcttttattttattgtttgttgttgttgttgttttgtttgtttgtttttggtccTTTTTTGGAGCATGACAGACATCACTATGAACTGTGCTCGTATATAATAGAGTTTTATGAAGATTTTGCTGACTTTCTCTTTGCAATCCACTGAAAAGAAATAGCAAACGTGAAGGTAAATAATGAGATAATTTTCTTTCTCATTTAAGTCTTATGGTCTGTTTtaatttacactgcaaaaatgtattgtaactTAAAATTTTTCTGCAACTCTGGTTGACAGTAAACTACTATAAACATCACTTATAACCTTTCTGAAAgagctttaaatgaaaattcaccttattttctaaatgcatgatataaatcttattgtgaacaattaatctttgcatgtttatttttttaaatttgtcctaaatttaatttgtaatgtttattcaaaatgtcataactggatCTTCTGGTAAAACGTCAGACTTCTCTTTTGTGACG
Coding sequences:
- the tmem200a gene encoding LOW QUALITY PROTEIN: transmembrane protein 200A (The sequence of the model RefSeq protein was modified relative to this genomic sequence to represent the inferred CDS: deleted 1 base in 1 codon); translated protein: MIATGGVITGLAALKRQDSTRSQYHLPIQSPANAPEKKSTKRKPRADVVVVRGKIRLYSASGFFLVLGVLILMAGIAMAVLGYWPHKDPKKTPESKLSVNDTQVGSIAQFLEQHLHSEKMKMLGPFTMGIGIFIFICANAILHENRDRETKIIHMRDMYSTVIDIHSLRIKEQKCTNGAYVGPYADTEIRSFGLDGQFSSRLAANTLMSFSGLDGDVRFSHRTSSAEDDEGLMSEARGGFGLLSPTYKDRSECFFGFQDEGVRRWEDKRGALKKCQTRSIVSSSISAFTLPVIKLNNCVIDEPDIDSITEDLEQNQVHSRPPSMESLTVPVPDVTKAFKPRGAQLLRSNSATESPTSTSSRSSLSPGSTSGRYLSPGAARKDFGSNNSLHMLSAHSKSLDLERAPTMLTVQPEQRKHPSWPRLDRSNSKGYTKLEDKEDPMDRLIVPPVAVKKDYTKKEKLLMISRSHNNLSFEHDEFMSSSLKRGTSETRF